The sequence below is a genomic window from Labilibaculum sp. DW002.
GCCGGAGAAATAACTTCAACGCTTAAACTAAAGCGAAAAGTGATTCAAGAAAAGTATAAACATCTTATCGAAAAGATGTATAAGGACTAGATAAGCCCACCAGTTTATTTATACTAACTCCGATGGAATTAATTTTCTACCGGAGTTTTTTTTATCTGATTTGTTTTTAAGCTTTTTGTGCAATCATGCCGATCCACGGACTTTCTTTTTCGAAGGGTTTTCCTTGCAGGTTAGACCAATATTCTTTCACATTAAAACCAGACTCTTCCATCATGTTAATACATCTTTTTAGAGAAAAGTAATGTTTCCAAATATGATGAGTTCTAACTTCACCATTTGCTAATAGCATGGTGTATTTGTCTAGTCGAACTTTATCTTTTTTGTATTTAAAATGAGATTGTAATAACAAATGCTCTTCTTCACTCCAAAAGCCTTCGTCATCACTAATGTACCAAGATTGTTCTGCTTCTTCCTTTGAGAAAAAATACTTGGTAAACACATCGAAAACGATGAATCCACCTGGTTTTAATGCCTTGTGAACTTTATTGAGAAGTATTTTTCTGTCTTCATGAGATAAGACACATAAATCTCCATAAATAAGCGTAATTACATCAAATTCATTCTGATAATCTATTTTCAGATAATCTTGGCAAATGTATTTTATTCGATATTGAAATCCTTCTGCTTGTTCTTTGGCATAATCAATAGAACTTTGCGAAATATCAATACCAGTAACATCAAATCCTTGTCCGTAAAAATTCTCACTATACAAGCCAGGTCCACATCCTAAATCAAGCAACTTGCTATCTTCCGGAAGCTTTAGATATTCGCACAGCCAAAGTACCGACTGTAAAATGTCTTGATACTTTCGTGATCCCTGATCAGATTCATCATCAAGATGTGCATTTAAAAGATGCTCGGAGATATAAGGATCTTGCCAGAAGTTTCCATCATCTTTGGCAAATAAGGCTGGTTTTTGTGTAATTTTCTCAAGTTGAGCTAAGTCCAACAATCCTTCTGCTGATATCAATTTCATAATTGTGATGCGATTTTTTTGCTTTACAGAATTTGCTGCAATTTTACTCTTTTAATTCCTGAAATACTATTTAAATCTGAAGTCAAATCGGTCAACTTAACCTTTTCGGATATTTGCACGGTAAGGTAATAGCTAATTTTATCTTCCTCAAAGGAATGTTCTATGTCAATTGTTCTAACCGCTACTTTGTATTTGCCTAAAATAGGAAGGAAATCATCAGAATGAACCTTTTGTCCTTGTGTATAAATGTTTAATCTTTTAATGAATTTATTTGTGAATACTTTCTTTCCTAAAACATCAAGAACAACTAGAGCTATCAATAATATGGCCGTACCTATTATTGCTCCCATGTACATTCCAGCACCAATTGTTAATCCCAAAGCTGCAACTACCCAAATTGATGCCGCTGTAGTTAATCCTTTTACGTTTACGCCAAATTTCATAATAGCACCTGCGCCTAGAAATCCAATTCCAGAAACAACTTGTGCCGCTATTCTTGATGGATCTCCATTTTGAAATTCAGGAAAGGTTTGAGGTACAAAAATAGAAAGTAGCATGATTAAAGTAGAGCCCATACAAATTAAAATATGAGTTCGTAAACCAGCAGGCTGTTTGTGTTTTTCTCTTTCAACACCAACAATAAAACCAATAATAAAGCTTAAAGTCAACCTGAAAAAAATAGTTTCAGTGGTAATTTGTGTCTCAGATATTAATTGTAAAAAATAATCCATTCAATATTTTTTGTAGTAGGTGATTTTTTGTTTAAAGTTCTTCCTCTTCTTTTCGAATAACGTATACTTGCCCAGTTTCAAAGCGGATCACTTCAATTTCAGTATCCTTGTCAAGAAAACCATCTTCCGATTTTGCATCGTAGATTTGCTTATCTATTTCTACCTTTCCTGAAGGACGAAGTACACTTAATACAATTCCGGTTTTTCCAATTAATGTTTTTGCGTGCATTTCAACACCAACGTAGCCTTCTTCAGTATTTTCAACTGTATTTAGGGCTAAGTGTCCTAAGAATGAATTAGACGCGAACAGTTTTTTACTTAGGTATAAGGATCCTAAAATTGAAGTAAACATGGAGAATACAACCAACATGATTGCGCTAAGAAGTGCTCTAATATGACGTGGTTCAAAATCGAAAGCAACATTATCAACCAAGCTAAGTGTGAGGCCAGTTATAATAAGAGTAAGCCCTGAAATTCCAGCTACACCAAAGCCAGGAATGACAAATATCTCTACGGCTAGAAGTATAACTCCAATAGCAAACAATAGAATTTCCCAGTTTTCTGCCATTCCTTCCAAATAAAGAGGAGAGAAATAAAGAACGGCTGCTATTATCGAAGCTATCAAAGGAAATCCAATTCCTGGTGATTGCAATTCAAAATAGATGCCACCAATTAGAATCATGATGAGAATTCCTTGAAGAACAGGATTGATCATGAAATCTACCATTTCTTCAATTACCGTTGGTTCGTATTTTTTGAGGATGTATTCGCCAACACCAACTTTTTTTAATACTTCCTCTACGCTATTTGCAATGCCTTCGCAATAGCCATTTTTAATCGCTTCGTTTGGAGTGAAAGTCAGAACTTTACCTGTGTCAATAACGTTTTCAATATAAGTGCGGGGATCTACCATTGCTTCTGCTATAAGTGGATCTCTCTTCCATTTTACAATTGTGTCACCATTCTGAATCAAAGTGTCTTTCCCATGTGATTCTGCTGTGGCTCGCATAGTCGATCGCATATACGATTGATACTTGTCAGGCATGGCTTCACCCGTTTGGTTCACAACAGTAGCAGCACCTATATTTGCTCCGGTTCGCATATAAATGCCATCGCAAGCAATTGAAATAAGTGCCCCAGCTGATGCAGCATTATTATCGATATAGACATAAACAGGTTTTTCACTATTCAAAATAGCAGTTCTAATGGAATCTGCATGAACGACCATACCACCATAGGTATTCATATGAATCAGGAATATATCTGCGTTCCATTCTTCAGCTTCTTCGAAAGCATCTTTAGTTTGTCGCCAAACAGGAGGTCCGATATCTTGTTTTATATCAAATTTGTAAACCTTGAGTGGTGTCAATTGGAGCAATACTATCTTGTATTGGATTTGCAGTAAGATGCAAACTCATTAAAATGGTAATGCTTAAGAGGAGAAAGTTTCGAAGGCTGTTCATGTTATAATTGTATTTAATGGTTTGTCTATGTAAGTTACCAATTAAGTTCAAGTTTTACGACTTATTTGTATTGCTTATTTTTTTGTCGTCCCAAATTTCATTAACCGCCAATGTTCCTGCTACAACAGAAATAACAGCTGCAAAACTAGAAAAAGAAACACCGCAAAATGGTATAATCAAGCAAAGTGAAAATACAAAACCGTTTGCCATAACAATACCTTTGTTTTCTCTCATGAATTGCACGCTTTCTTTAATACTCATCTTTTTTCGTTCAAGAGAATAATCAAGAAAAGAGAATCCATAAAAATAGGCAGAGATAAAAAATAAAAATATTGCTCCAATCCAGCCAATAATAGGGATGAAACTTAAAATAAACATTAAAATGGTAAGGATTAATTCAATGGCTAAATTACGCACAGCAATAAAAACACCACGCATAATGTCTTTAACAAATTGTCTGAATTCAAAAGGGTAATCATTTCCTGTTTTAATTTTCTCTGTTCGTTCTGAGAGATAGGAAAAGACAGGAGACATAATGATGATGATGATGTATCCACCGAAATATGCGAATATCAGAAAGAAGAGTATTTTAAAAATAACCCAAATAAATCCACCAATAGTTGCTTTTAGGAAGGCAGAACCCCAAAAGTCGGCATTTTCTAAATCTAACCATCCTTCTAGGTAAGTTTGAGATTGTTGAGCCAAATCGCCAATATAATCCCATCCAACCCAAAATAATATAATGTTTAGAAGTATCGGAAAAAGGAAAAACCAAGCTAGTTTTTTTCTGAAAATATACTGTATTGCTTCTGTATAGGTTCGCAAACCAAAGCTAAAATCTTTAATGAATTTCATTGATTCTGTCTTAAGTTAAAATGAGTGACTTAACAAAAATAGCAATTATCTTAAATTTTGAATCTCATTTTAGAAATCTAATATCTTATTGCAGATAAAATTCAATGCTTTTTTTAACTTTGTACTTCTAAATAATCATTTTACAACTTAATATTTATAGAATGCACAGTTTAACAGCTATTTCGCCTATAGATGGACGTTACCGTAATAAGGTTGACGTATTGGGAGAGTATTTTTCGGAGTATGCACTTATCAGATACCGCGTATTGGTAGAGGTAGAATATTTCATTTCGCTTTGCGAGCACCCAGTTCCTCAGTTAGCCGATTTTGATAAAAACAATTTCGATGAACTACGCAGTTTATATCTTGACTTTACTGTTGAAGATGCACAGAAAGTTAAAGACATTGAGGCTGTAACCAATCACGATGTAAAGGCAGTTGAATACTTCATTAAAGAGAAATTCGACGCTCTAAACCTACAACAATATAAAGAATTCATCCACTTCGGATTGACTTCTCAAGATATTAACAACACAGCAACGCCTTATTCTTTAAGAGATGCGGTACACGATGTGTATTACCCGGTTTTGGAAGAATTAATTGCTAAGCTTGAGTCTTTGGCTAAAGACTGGGATGATATTGCTCTTCTTGCTCGTACTCACGGTCAGCCAGCTTCTCCAACTCGTTTGGGTAAAGAGGTGATGGTTTACGTTTACCGTTTAAGAACTCAACTTAACCTATTAAAGTCGGTTCCTTGTTCTGCTAAGTTTGGTGGTGCTACTGGTAACTTCAATGCTCACCATGTAGCTTACCCACAAATCGACTGGAAAGCTTTCGGTAATAAATTTGTAAACGAGTCGTTAAAGCTTGAGCGTGAAGAATACACAACTCAGATTTCGAATTACGATAATATGGGTGCGATCTTCGATAATTTCAAGCGCATCAACACGATCTTGATTGATATGAACCGTGATTTCTGGCAATATGTGTCAATGAATTACTTCAAGCAAAAAATTAAGAAAGGTGAAGTTGGATCTTCGGCTATGCCTCATAAAGTGAACCCTATCGACTTCGAAAACTCAGAAGGTAACCTTGGTTTAGCTAACGCAACTTATGAGCATTTATCAGCAAAACTACCTATCTCTCGTTTACAGCGTGATCTTACTGACTCTACTGTATTGAGAAATATTGGTGTTCCTTTTGCTCACTCAATCATTGCATTTAAATCGACATTGAAAGGTTTAGATAAATTGATTATCTCAACTGATGCTTTCGAATCAGATTTAGAAGATAACTGGGCAGTTGTAGCTGAAGCCATTCAGACAATTTTACGTAGAGAAGCTTATCCAAATCCATATGAGGCATTGAAAGCTTTAACTCGTACAAACACAACCGTAACTCAGAATAGTATTGCTGAGTTTATCGATACGCTTGAGATTTCGGACAGCCTTAAAGCTGAGTTGAAAACTATTACTCCTAGCAATTATACCGGAATCTAAGATATTAATTATTGTTAATGCCTTGTAAATAGGCTGTAAGAGTTGTACTTTTACAGCCTATTTTTTATACAGCTTATCGGTATTTCGATATACTTTTATTTCACAGATTAAATTTTTTAATGAAAGATTTCATTCAGATATTAAAGCGATTCCTTCCTCCTTACAAGAGTGATTTAATCATGAGTTTTGTGTATAACTTGCTTGCAGCTGTTTTTGGCGTATTCTCTTTTGCTATGATGCAACCTGTTTTAGAGATTTTATTCAATATTGCAGAGCCAGCAGAAAAACTTGTACCATGGGAATTCACATTAGAGTCAGTCAAAACTAATTTTTACTATTACACTTCACAAGTAAAGTTAGAATATGGTGATGATTCGGCTCTTATTTTTGTTGGTATTTTTCTAATAATAGCCGTATTCCTAAAAGTTGGTTTTACCTATTTGGGCTCATATCACACCGTAGGTTTAAGAAATGGTGTGGTTCGGGATATGAGAAATCTAATTTATGATAAAATTGTAAACCTGCCAATCCCTTTCTTTACTGAAGAAAAAAAAGGTGATATTATTGCTCGCTCAACAGGTGATGTTCAGGAAGTAGAAAACTCTGTAATGAACTCATTGGATATGTTCATTAAAAATCCAGTAATAATCATTGTATCTCTATCGGCAATGATCATCATGAGTCCTCAGTTAACACTTTTCTCTTTCATTCTGCTACCTATAGCTGGTTTTATTATTGGTCGCATTGGTCGTAGCTTAAAGAAAACATCTCGTTTGGGTCAAAATAAAATGGGTGATCTTTTGTCTACCATCGAGGAAACATTATCAGGTCTAAGAATCATTAAGGCTTTTACGGCTGAAGAAAAAGTTCAAGATAAATTTGAAGCTGAAAATAATGATTACAGAAGAATAATGAACAGCTTGATGAGAAGAAGAGTTCTTGCTCATCCTGTTAGTGAATTTCTAGGAACAATAGTTATAGTCATTGTTCTATGGTATGGAGGTAAACTAATATTAAATGGAGAAGGTAATTTGAATGGCGCAAGCTTTATGGTATACCTAGTCTTATTTTATTCGATCATAAATCCTGCAAAAGCTTTCTCTAAAGCATTCTTTAGCATTCAAAAAGGATTGGCTGCTATGGAACGTATCGACCAGATACTAGATGCTGAGTCAACAATCGTTGATAAAGAAAGTGCAAAGTCGGTTGATACATTCGAAAAGTCGATTGAATACAGAAACGTTGCTTTCTCATACAATGGCGAGAAGCAAGTTCTTAAAAATATTAACCTTGAAATTCCAAAAGGGAAAACTGTTGCTTTGGTTGGTCAATCGGGGTCCGGCAAAACAACTTTTGTTGATCTATTACCTCGTTTTTA
It includes:
- a CDS encoding MgtC/SapB family protein, which encodes MDYFLQLISETQITTETIFFRLTLSFIIGFIVGVEREKHKQPAGLRTHILICMGSTLIMLLSIFVPQTFPEFQNGDPSRIAAQVVSGIGFLGAGAIMKFGVNVKGLTTAASIWVVAALGLTIGAGMYMGAIIGTAILLIALVVLDVLGKKVFTNKFIKRLNIYTQGQKVHSDDFLPILGKYKVAVRTIDIEHSFEEDKISYYLTVQISEKVKLTDLTSDLNSISGIKRVKLQQIL
- a CDS encoding class I SAM-dependent methyltransferase, which gives rise to MKLISAEGLLDLAQLEKITQKPALFAKDDGNFWQDPYISEHLLNAHLDDESDQGSRKYQDILQSVLWLCEYLKLPEDSKLLDLGCGPGLYSENFYGQGFDVTGIDISQSSIDYAKEQAEGFQYRIKYICQDYLKIDYQNEFDVITLIYGDLCVLSHEDRKILLNKVHKALKPGGFIVFDVFTKYFFSKEEAEQSWYISDDEGFWSEEEHLLLQSHFKYKKDKVRLDKYTMLLANGEVRTHHIWKHYFSLKRCINMMEESGFNVKEYWSNLQGKPFEKESPWIGMIAQKA
- the purB gene encoding adenylosuccinate lyase, with the translated sequence MHSLTAISPIDGRYRNKVDVLGEYFSEYALIRYRVLVEVEYFISLCEHPVPQLADFDKNNFDELRSLYLDFTVEDAQKVKDIEAVTNHDVKAVEYFIKEKFDALNLQQYKEFIHFGLTSQDINNTATPYSLRDAVHDVYYPVLEELIAKLESLAKDWDDIALLARTHGQPASPTRLGKEVMVYVYRLRTQLNLLKSVPCSAKFGGATGNFNAHHVAYPQIDWKAFGNKFVNESLKLEREEYTTQISNYDNMGAIFDNFKRINTILIDMNRDFWQYVSMNYFKQKIKKGEVGSSAMPHKVNPIDFENSEGNLGLANATYEHLSAKLPISRLQRDLTDSTVLRNIGVPFAHSIIAFKSTLKGLDKLIISTDAFESDLEDNWAVVAEAIQTILRREAYPNPYEALKALTRTNTTVTQNSIAEFIDTLEISDSLKAELKTITPSNYTGI
- a CDS encoding NfeD family protein; translation: MPDKYQSYMRSTMRATAESHGKDTLIQNGDTIVKWKRDPLIAEAMVDPRTYIENVIDTGKVLTFTPNEAIKNGYCEGIANSVEEVLKKVGVGEYILKKYEPTVIEEMVDFMINPVLQGILIMILIGGIYFELQSPGIGFPLIASIIAAVLYFSPLYLEGMAENWEILLFAIGVILLAVEIFVIPGFGVAGISGLTLIITGLTLSLVDNVAFDFEPRHIRALLSAIMLVVFSMFTSILGSLYLSKKLFASNSFLGHLALNTVENTEEGYVGVEMHAKTLIGKTGIVLSVLRPSGKVEIDKQIYDAKSEDGFLDKDTEIEVIRFETGQVYVIRKEEEEL
- a CDS encoding ABC transporter ATP-binding protein — protein: MKDFIQILKRFLPPYKSDLIMSFVYNLLAAVFGVFSFAMMQPVLEILFNIAEPAEKLVPWEFTLESVKTNFYYYTSQVKLEYGDDSALIFVGIFLIIAVFLKVGFTYLGSYHTVGLRNGVVRDMRNLIYDKIVNLPIPFFTEEKKGDIIARSTGDVQEVENSVMNSLDMFIKNPVIIIVSLSAMIIMSPQLTLFSFILLPIAGFIIGRIGRSLKKTSRLGQNKMGDLLSTIEETLSGLRIIKAFTAEEKVQDKFEAENNDYRRIMNSLMRRRVLAHPVSEFLGTIVIVIVLWYGGKLILNGEGNLNGASFMVYLVLFYSIINPAKAFSKAFFSIQKGLAAMERIDQILDAESTIVDKESAKSVDTFEKSIEYRNVAFSYNGEKQVLKNINLEIPKGKTVALVGQSGSGKTTFVDLLPRFYDVIEGGIFVDGEDIRDCKITDMRNLMGNVNQESILFNDTIFNNIAFGVENATLEEVEAAAKIANAHDFITATEDGYHTNIGDRGGKLSGGQRQRLSIARAVLKNPPIMILDEATSALDTESERLVQDALDKLMQNRTSVVIAHRLSTVKNADLICVFHEGEIVERGQHDELIEKDGAYKKLYDMQLL
- a CDS encoding EI24 domain-containing protein, which encodes MKFIKDFSFGLRTYTEAIQYIFRKKLAWFFLFPILLNIILFWVGWDYIGDLAQQSQTYLEGWLDLENADFWGSAFLKATIGGFIWVIFKILFFLIFAYFGGYIIIIIMSPVFSYLSERTEKIKTGNDYPFEFRQFVKDIMRGVFIAVRNLAIELILTILMFILSFIPIIGWIGAIFLFFISAYFYGFSFLDYSLERKKMSIKESVQFMRENKGIVMANGFVFSLCLIIPFCGVSFSSFAAVISVVAGTLAVNEIWDDKKISNTNKS